CATAGCCGAAGCTGGCGGTCTTGAGCACCGAGGGGAACCCCAGCGCGGAGGTCGCCTCATGGAGCTCGGCCTCGGTGTTGATCTCGCGGAAGGGCGTTACGGGAAAAGCGTGCTCGGCCAGGAACCGCTTCTCGCGGAGCCGGTGCTGGACGGTGTGCAGCACATGGGCCCCGGGGTGCATGGGCCGGATCGTGGCCACGGCCTCGAGGGTTTCCGCCGGAATGTTCTCAAACTCGACGGTCACCACATCCACGCCCCGGGCCAGAGCCTGGGCGGCGTAGACATCGTTGTAGGCGGCGCGGATCTCGAGATCGGCCACCTGGCCCGCGGGGCAGTCGTGGCCAGGATCCAGGGCGTGGACGCGGAAGCCCAGGTTGCGGGCCGCCAGGGTGAACATGCGGCCCAGCTGGCCCCCGCCGAGCAGGCCCAGGGCGGCCCCGGGACGGATGGATCTGGACAGGGATGCGTCGGCCATGGCCCATTGTGGCATCCTCAGATGGGACATGCCCAACCGATGCCAACTCAGGGAGGACTCCGCATGGATCGCGTGCACCTCGTCACCCTCTCGGACCGGGCCTCCAAGGGCGAGTACCAGGACCAGTCCACCCCCTTGCTGACCAGTTGGCTGAAGGGACAGGGCGTGGCGGGGGTCACCGCCTCGCTCATGCCGGATGATCCGGCGGTCCTGGAGGTGGATCTGCGCCGGGCCGTGGCCGAGCAGGTGCCCCTGATCCTCACCTGCGGGGGGACGGGATTCGGCCCCCGGGACACGACGCCCGAGGCCACGCGCCGCGTCATCGAGCGGGAGGCTCCCGGCATTTGCGAACTCATCCGCGCCAAGGGCGGCCATCCGCTGGCTTTCGCCAGCCGGGCGGTTTGCGGCATCGCATCGCGTTCGGTGATCCTGAACCTTTCCGGCCGTCCGGCTGCGGCGCTGGAGCAGATCCAGCTGGCTTGGCCGCTGCTCCTCCATGCGGTGTCGGTGCTCCGCAAGGAAGGCGAAGCGGGGGGGCCCTGCACTTGAACCAGACGGGCTTGAAGGGGGCGGGGCGATCATGAAGGTCTGGGTGCGCATCAACCATGTGGGCTGGGTGCACCTCTGGCGCACCCGCGAGGCCTTCGACGCCGCCGAGCCCTCGGCCCACTTCCTCAATGGCCGCACGGATCCGCGCTGGATCGAAGTGGCCCTGAGCCCCGATCAGCGCCGGAGAATGGGGGCGGGGGAGCTGGTGGAGATCGAGGACCCGGGGTATTTTCTCGACGAAGATTAGCCCGTTCGCTTCTGGATGAACAAAGGATCCCGCCGTGCGATGGTGAAGGCCTCCTTATGGTGAGGCCCCCGGAATGATCGAGATTCAGCAGACCCTCCGAACCCTGAGCCGCCTGGTGGGCTGTACGCCCCTGCTGGCGGTGGATGTCCGGTTTCGCGGTCAGGCGCGTCGGATCTACGCCAAGGCCGAGAGCTTCAACTTCACGGGCAGCATCAAGGACCGGATGGCCCTGCATGTCCTCCGGAGGGCTCATGAGAGCGGCGCCCTCAAGCCCGGGGCGCCCATCGCCGAGGCCACCAGCGGAAACACCGGCATTTCCTTCTCGGCCCTGGGCCGGGCTCTGGGGCACCCCGTGACCATCTTCATGCCGGACTGGATGAGTCAGGAACGGAAGGACCTGATCCGCTCCTTCGGCGCGCAGATCCGCCTGGTGAGCGCGGTCGAGGGCGGGTTCCTGGGGTCCATCCGGCTCAGCGAGGTCTGGGCGGC
The window above is part of the Geothrix sp. genome. Proteins encoded here:
- a CDS encoding MogA/MoaB family molybdenum cofactor biosynthesis protein, which gives rise to MDRVHLVTLSDRASKGEYQDQSTPLLTSWLKGQGVAGVTASLMPDDPAVLEVDLRRAVAEQVPLILTCGGTGFGPRDTTPEATRRVIEREAPGICELIRAKGGHPLAFASRAVCGIASRSVILNLSGRPAAALEQIQLAWPLLLHAVSVLRKEGEAGGPCT